One window of the Rosa rugosa chromosome 3, drRosRugo1.1, whole genome shotgun sequence genome contains the following:
- the LOC133738063 gene encoding serine/threonine-protein kinase TOR, producing the protein MAVSVQSLRFGGPVSAPPGGGSFDALNRILADLCTRGNPKEGASLALKKHLEEEARDLSGEAFSRFMDQLYDRISALLDSSDVAENLGALRAIDELIDVALGENASKVSKFANYIRTAFELKRDPDILVLASRVLGHLARAGGAMTADEVECQIKIALEWLRGDRIEYRRFAAVLILKEMAENASTVFNVHVPEFVDAIWVALRDPVLPIRERAVEALRACLGVIEKRETRWRVQWYYRMFEATQDGLGKNASVHSIHGSLLAVGELLRNTGEFMMSRYREVAEIVLRYLDHKDRLVRLSITSLLPRIAHFLRDRFVTNYLETCMNHILAVLRQSAELRSSGFIALGEMAGALDGELFLYLGQITPHLREAIAPRRGRPSLEALACVGNIAKAMGPAMEHDVRGLLDVMFAAGLSPTLVEALEKITTSIPSLLPTIQDRLLECISVVLSKSQHPQGRPVVGMGRGNLINIPQQVSDLSGSSLVQLALQTLARFNFKGHDLLEFARESVVVYLDDDDGAIRKDAALCCCRLVANSFSGVQYASGRSNRGKRRRLVEEIVEKLLIEAVADADVIVRHSIFSSLHGNRGFDDFLAQADSLSAVFAALNDEDFDVREFAISVAGRLSEKNPAYVLPALRRHLIQLLTYLGQSADSKCREESAKLLGCLIRNCERLILPYIAPIHKALVARLLDGTGVGSNNGIISGVLVTVGDLARVGGFAMRKYIPELMPLIVDALLDGAAVTKREVAVATLGQVVQSTGYVITPYNEYPLLLGLLLKLLNGELAWSTRREVLKVLGIMGALDPHVHKRNQQSLPGSHGDVPRNASDSGQHIQSVDELPMDLWPSFATSEDYYSTVAINSLMRILRDPSLGTYHLKVVGSLMFIFKSMGLGCVPYLPKVLPDLFHIVRTCDDALKDFITWKLGTLVSIVRQHIRKYLHELLVLISELWSTFSFPAGVRPQPGYPVLHLVEQLCLALNDEFRTYLPDILPCCIQVLSDAERCNDYTYVLDILHTLEVFSGTLDEHMHLLLPALIRLFKVDASVDIRRAAIKTLTKLIPRVQVTGHISSLVHHLKLVLDGKNDDLRKDTVDALCCLAHALGEDFTIFIPSIHKLLLKHRLRHKGFEEIEGHLQRREPLAPQRLSRRLPEVVADRSTDLEIDPYDDVTDVQKKLRSHQVNDGRLRTAGEASQRSTKEDWAEWMRHFSIELLKESPSPALRTCARLAQLQPFVGRELFAAGFVSCWAQLNETSQKQLVRSLEMAFSSPNIPPEILATLLNLAEFMEHDEKPLPIDIRLLGALAEKCRAFAKALHYKEMEFEGARSKKMDANPVAVVEALIHINNQLQQHEAAVGILTYAQQNLDVQLKESWYEKLQRWDDALKAYTAKASQASSQHLILDATLGRMRCLAALARWEELNNLFKEHWTPAEPAARLEMAPLAASAAWNMGEWDQMAEYVSRLDDGDETKLRGLGNTAASGDGSSNGTFFRAVLLVRRGKYDEAREYVERARKCLATELAALVLESYERAYSNMVRVQQLSELEEVIDYCTLPLGNPVAEGRRALIRSMWNERIQGAKRNVEVWQVLLAVRALVLPPTEDVDTWLKFATLCRKSGRLSQARSTLVKLLQYDPETSHESVQYHGPPQVMLAYLKYQWSLGEDLKRKEAFARLQNLAMELSTSPTIESVTPTGLMSCSTPSVPLIARVYLKLGEWNWALSPGLDDDSIQEIRVAFRNATQCANKWAKAWHTWALFNTAVMSLYTVRGYASAASQFVVAAVTGYFHSIACSANTKGVDDSLQDILRLLTLWFNHGASAEVQMALQKGFAHVNINTWLVVLPQIIARIHSNTHAVRELIQSLLVRIGQSHPQALMYPLLVACKSISNLRKAAAQEVVEKVRQHSGLLVDQAQLVSTELIRVAILWHEMWHEALEEASRLYFGEHNIEGMLKVLEPLHEMLEEGAMKNNTTIKETTFIEAYRHELLEAYECCMKYKRTGKDAELTQAWDLYYHVFRRIDKQLQSLTTLDLESVSPELLECRDLELAVPGTYRAESPVVTIRSFARQLVVITSKQRPRKLTIHGSDGDEYAFLLKGHEDLRQDERVMQLFGLVNTLLENSRKTQEKDLSIQRYSVIPLSPNSGLIGWVPNCDTLHHLIREYRDARKITLNQEHKYMLSFAPDYDHLPLIAKVEVFEYALHNTEGNDLSRVLWLKSRTSEVWLERRTNYTRSLAVMSMVGYLLGLGDRHPSNLMLHRYSGKILHIDFGDCFEASMNREKFPEKVPFRLTRMLVKAMEVSGIEGNFRSTCENVMQVLRTHKDSVMAMMEAFVHDPLINWRLFNFNEVPQVAMLANSHVPPVVDAEEPAPARELPQPQRGARERELLQAVNQLGDANEVLNERAVVVMARMSNKLTGRDFSTSSSVSSSSIQHAVDHSTLISGDTREVDHGLSVKLQVQKLIGQATSHENLCQNYVGWCPFW; encoded by the exons ATGGCCGTCTCGGTGCAGTCCCTCAGGTTCGGTGGCCCCGTCTCCGCCCCACCCGGCGGCGGAAGCTTCGACGCCCTCAATCGTATCCTCGCCGACCTCTGCACGCGTGGCAACCCCAAG GAGGGGGCTTCGCTGGCTTTGAAGAAGCATCTGGAAGAAGAAGCCCGTGACTTAAGTGGAGAAGCATTTTCTCGTTTCATGGATCAGTTGTATGATCGGATTTCTGCTCTTTTGGATAGCAGTGATGTTGCAGAAAATTTGGGAGCTCTAAGAGCTATTGACGAGTTGATAGATGTGGCACTTGGAGAGAATGCATCAAAGGTTTCAAAGTTTGCTAATTACATAAGGACTGCCTTTGAGCTAAAACGTGATCCTGACATTTTGGTCCTGGCTAGTAGAGTTTTGGGCCATCTAGCTAGGGCCGGGGGAGCAATGACTGCAGATGAAGTGGAATGCCAG ATAAAAATTGCTCTGGAATGGTTGCGTGGAGACAGAATTGAGTATCGACGTTTTGCTGCAGTCTTGATTTTGAAA GAAATGGCAGAAAATGCTTCCACAGTGTTCAATGTTCATGTACCTGAGTTTGTTGATGCTATCTGGGTTGCTTTGAGAGATCCAGTATTGCCTATCCGAGAGCGAGCTGTGGAAGCTCTGCGTGCTTGCCTTGGTGTTATTGAGAAACGTGAGACACGATGGCGTGTACAATGGTATTATCGTATGTTCGAAGCTACACAGGATGGATTGGGTAAAAATGCTTCTGTTCACAGCATACATGGTTCTTTACTTGCAGTTGGAGAGCTTTTAAG GAATACAGGTGAATTCATGATGTCAAGGTATAGGGAAGTTGCAGAAATTGTCCTTAGGTATCTTGACCACAAGGATAGGCTGGTTCGCCTGAGCATAACTTCACTGCTACCTCGAATTGCTCATTTTCTGCGTGATCGATTTGTTACAAACTACTTAGAG ACATGTATGAATCATATCCTCGCTGTTCTACGACAATCAGCTGAACTACGCTCCAGTGGTTTTATTGCACTTGGGGAGATGGCCGGTGCTTTGGACGGGGAACTGTTTTTGTATTTGGGCCAAATTACACCTCACTTACGTGAAGCA ATTGCTCCACGTAGAGGGCGACCCTCACTTGAGGCTTTGGCTTGTGTTGGAAATATTGCAAAAGCAATGGGGCCTGCTATGGAACATGATGTTCGTGGTCTTTTGGATGTTATGTTCGCTGCTGGTCTTTCCCCTACGCTTGTTGAGGCCCTTGAAAAGATAACTACCAG TATACCATCTTTGCTGCCTACCATCCAAGATCGGTTGCTAGAATGCATTTCAGTGGTTCTTTCAAAATCCCAACATCCTCAGGGAAGGCCAGTTGTTGGAATGGGTAGAGGAAATTTAATAAATATCCCTCAGCAAGTTTCAGACCTCAGTGGCTCATCCCTTGTGCAGCTTGCTTTGCAGACTCTAGCTCGTTTCAATTTCAAG GGTCACGACCTTCTTGAATTTGCAAGAGAATCAGTTGTTGTATATTTGGATGATGATGACGGAGCCATCCGAAAAGATGCTGCCCTATGTTGTTGCAGATTGGTTGCAAATTCCTTTTCTGGTGTACAATATGCTTCTGGTAGGTCAAATCGGGGAAAGCGACGCCGTCTTGTCGAGGAG ATTGTTGAAAAGCTTCTCATTGAGGCTGTTGCAGATGCTGATGTGATTGTTCGCCATTCAATATTTTCTTCTCTACATGGGAATAGAGGCTTTGACGATTTCCTGGCTCAGGCTGACAGTCTCAGCGCAGTTTTTGCTGCTTTAAATGATGag GATTTTGATGTTCGCGAGTTTGCAATTTCTGTGGCTGGGAGGTTGTCAGAAAAAAATCCTGCTTATGTTCTTCCAGCTCTTCGCCGCCATCTTATACAGCTGTTAACTTACTTGGGTCAGAG TGCAGATAGCAAATGCAGGGAAGAAAGTGCGAAGTTACTGGGTTGTTTAATACGTAACTGTGAAAGACTAATACTTCCATACATTGCTCCTATACACAAG gcacttgtggcaagactCTTGGATGGCACTGGTGTCGGCTCGAATAATGGCATCATTAGTGGAGTTCTTGTAACTGTTGGGGATCTTGCTAGAGTG gGCGGGTTTGCAATGAGAAAATATATACCAGAGCTTATGCCTTTGATCGTTGATGCTTTATTGGATGGAGCGGCTGTCACAAAACGGGAAGTGGCTGTAGCTACTCTCGGTCAAGTTGTACAGAGCACTGG GTATGTCATAACTCCGTATAATGAATATCCACTGTTACTTGGCTTACTCTTGAAGTTGCTTAACGGTGAGTTGGCATGGTCTACAAGACGTGAAGTACTAAAG GTTCTTGGAATTATGGGTGCTCTAGATCCTCATGTGCATAAACGAAATCAGCAAAGCTTGCCTGGGTCACATGGAGATGTTCCTCGTAATGCCAGTGATTCTGGTCAACACATCCAATCTGTGGATGAATTGCCTATGGACTTGTGGCCATCATTTGCAACCTCTGAAGATTATTATTCTACG GTTGCAATCAATTCTCTCATGCGAATACTTAGGGACCCTTCACTTGGTACTTACCACCTAAAGGTTGTCGGATCACTTATGTTCATATTCAAG TCAATGGGTCTCGGTTGTGTTCCGTACTTACCAAAG GTTTTGCCTGACCTTTTCCATATAGTCCGCACATGTGATGATGCTTTGAAGGATTTTATAACATGGAAGCTTGGAACTCTAGTGTCTATTGTGCGTCAGCACATACGGAAATATCTGCATGAATTGTTGGTTCTAATTTCAGAACTATGGTCAACCTTTAGTTTCCCTGCTGGTGTCCGTCCTCAACCTGGCTATCCA GTTCTTCATCTGGTGGAGCAGCTTTGTTTGGCCCTGAATGACGAGTTCAGGACGTATCTTCCTGATATTCTTCCATGCTGTATCCAAGTTCTAAGTGACGCAGAACGGTGTAATGACTACACTTACGTTCTTGACATCCTCCATACACTTGAAGTATTTAGTG GAACATTGGATGAACATatgcatcttcttcttcccgCTCTAATCCGTTTGTTCAAAGTGGATGCTTCAGTGGATATAAGACGTGCTGCTATCAAAACTTTGACCAAACTCATCCCTCGGGTGCAG GTTACTGGTCACATATCTTCCCTTGTGCATCACTTGAAGCTAGTCTTAGATGG GAAGAATGATGACCTCCGGAAGGACACTGTCGATGCGCTTTGTTGTCTAGCTCATGCCCTTGGGGAGGATTTCACCATCTTTATCCCATCCATACACAAACTTTTGTTAAAACATCGCTTACGG CACAAGGGGTTTGAGGAAATTGAAGGCCATTTGCAGCGACGTGAACCTTTGGCTCCCCAAAGATTAAGTCGACGACTTCCAGAGGTTGTTGCTGACCGTTCAACTGATTTGGAGATTGACCCTTATGATGATGTGACTGATGTTCAGAAAAAACTTCGAAGCCATCAG GTCAATGATGGTCGATTACGCACTGCTGGGGAGGCTTCTCAGCGCAGTACCAAAGAAGATTGGGCAGAATGGATGAGACACTTTAGTATTGAACTTCTGAAGGAATCTCCTTCTCCTGCACTACGAACCTGTGCAAGGCTTGCACAGTTGCAG CCATTTGTTGGGCGGGAGTTGTTTGCAGCTGGATTTGTTAGCTGTTGGGCACAGCTAAACGAGACTAGTCAGAAACAGTTAGTTCGGAGTTTGGAGATGGCATTTTCATCTCCAAATATTCCTCCTGAAATTTTGGCAACACTGCTTAATCTG GCAGAGTTCATGGAACATGATGAGAAACCCCTTCCTATAGACATTCGCCTACTTGGTGCTCTTGCAGAGAAg TGTCGTGCATTTGCAAAGGCCTTGCATTACAAAGAAATGGAATTTGAAGGAGCACGTTCCAAGAAGATGGATGCCAATCCTGTTGCTGTAGTTGAAGCACTTATACATATAAACAACCAGTTACAACAGCATGAG gctgCAGTTGGAATATTGACCTATGCCCAGCAAAATTTGGATGTTCAACTGAAAGAGTCATG GTATGAGAAGTTGCAGCGATGGGATGATGCTCTCAAGGCCTACACTGCAAAAGCATCTCAAGCATCGAGTCAACATCTTATTTTGGATGCTACTTTAG GTCGTATGCGATGCCTTGCTGCCTTGGCTCGATGGGAAGAGCTTAACAACCTGTTTAAGGAACACTGGACCCCAGCTGAGCCTGCTGCTCGACTGGAAATGGCCCCATTG GCTGCAAGTGCTGCTTGGAATATGGGAGAGTGGGATCAAATGGCCGAATATGTGTCTCGATTGGACGATGGTGATGAAACCAAACTTAGGGGATTGGGGAACACTGCTGCTAGTGGAGATGGAAGCAGTAATGGCACATTCTTTAGAGCTGTTTTGTTAGTTCGAAGAGGCAAG TATGATGAAGCACGCGAGTATGTTGAGAGAGCCAGGAAATGCTTGGCAACAGAGCTTGCTGCTTTG GTTTTGGAGAGCTATGAACGTGCATATAGCAATATGGTTCGTGTTCAGCAGCTGTCAGAACTTGAGGAG GTCATCGATTATTGTACACTTCCTCTGGGGAATCCTGTTGCTGAAGGACGACGGGCCCTTATTCGCAGTATGTGGAATGAGCGGATACAAGGAGCAAAACGTAATGTTGAG GTATGGCAGGTGCTTTTAGCAGTGAGAGCACTTGTTCTACCTCCTACTGAAGATGTTGATACTTGGCTAAAGTTTGCTACCCTCTGTCGGAAAAGTGGGCGACTTAGCCAGGCTAGATCTACTTTAGTCAAACTCTTACAG TATGACCCCGAGACATCTCATGAAAGCGTGCAATACCATGGGCCTCCACAAGTGATGCTTGCATACTTGAAATACCAATGGTCACTTGGAGAAGACCTCAAACGCAAGGAAGCGTTTGCTAGGCTGCAG AATTTGGCAATGGAGCTCTCAACTTCACCTACTATTGAATCAGTTACGCCAACTGGCTTGATGAGCTGTAGTACTCCAAGTGTTCCACTCATTGCCCGTGTGTATCTCAAACTCGGAGAATGGAATTGGGCTCTTTCTCCTGGATTGGATGATGATTCTATACAAG AAATTCGTGTTGCCTTCCGAAATGCAACTCAATGTGCAAATAAATGGGCAAAGGCTTGGCACACATGGGCATTGTTCAATACAGCTGTTATGTCTCTTTATACTGTCAGAGGGTATGCAAGTGCTGCTTCCCAGTTTGTTGTTGCAGCAGTCACTGGATATTTTCACTCAATCGCCTGTTCAGCAAATACTAAAGGTGTTGATGATAGCTTACAG GATATTCTTCGTCTTCTTACATTGTGGTTCAACCATGGAGCTAGTGCTGAAGTTCAAATGGCGTTACAAAAAGGGTTTGCACATGTTAATATTAATACATGGCTGGTGGTTTTACCCCAAATAATTGCCAGGATACATTCTAATACTCATGCAGTAAGGGAACTCATACAGTCGCTTTTGGTGCGAATTGGACAAAGTCATCCACAG GCTCTTATGTACCCTCTCCTAGTAGCCTGTAAATCAATAAGTAATTTACGCAAAGCTGCCGCTCAAGAAGTGGTTGAAAAAGTTCGACAGCATAGTGGTTTACTTGTGGATCAG GCACAACTTGTTTCAACGGAACTAATCCGGGTCGCAATACTTTGGCATGAAATGTGGCATGAGGCTCTGGAAGAAGCTAGTCGTCTGTATTTTGGTGAACATAACATTGAGGGCATGCTAAAAGTATTGGAGCCATTGCATGAAATGCTCGAGGAAGGGGCTATGAAGAATAATACCACAATAAAAGAGACAACATTCATTGAG GCCTATCGTCATGAATTGCTGGAGGCTTATGAATGTTGCATGAAATATAAGAGAACTGGAAAAGATGCCGAGCTTACTCAG GCATGGGATCTTTACTATCATGTATTCAGACGAATAGATAAGCAGCTGCAAAGTCTCACTACATTGGACTTGGAG TCTGTCTCGCCAGAGTTGTTAGAATGTCGTGATTTGGAGCTGGCTGTTCCTGGTACATATCGAGCAG aatCTCCGGTGGTGACAATTAGATCATTTGCACGCCAGCTAGTTGTCATAACATCCAAACAGCGACCAAGGAAATTAACAATTCATGGGAGTGATGGTGATGAATATGCCTTCTTGCTGAAGGGACATGAAGACTTGCGCCAAGATGAACGTGTCATGCAG CTTTTTGGTTTGGTGAACACGCTGCTGGAGAATTCTAGAAAAACTCAAGAGAAGGATCTCTCCATTCAACGATATTCTGTCATTCCTTTATCTCCAAACAGTGGACTGATTGGTTGGGTCCCAAATTGTGACACCCTTCACCATCTCATTAGGGAGTACAGGGATGCCAGAAAG ATCACTCTTAATCAAGAACACAAATATATGCTCAGTTTTGCTCCGGATTATGATCATTTGCCACTCATAGCTAAAGTGGAAGTATTTGAGTATGCCCTGCACAATACAGAGGGAAATGACCTTTCAAGG GTTCTTTGGCTGAAAAGTCGCACTTCGGAGGTATGGCTGGAGAGGAGAACAAACTATACGAGAAGTTTGGCAGTCATGAGCATG gtTGGTTACCTTCTTGGTCTCGGTGATCGTCACCCAAGCAATCTTATGCTGCACCGCTATAG TGGGAAGATCTTGCACATCGACTTTGGGGACTGCTTTGAAGCGTCTATGAATCGCGAAAAGTTTCCTGAGAAG gTCCCCTTTCGATTGACTAGAATGCTTGTGAAAGCAATGGAGGTTAGTGGTATAGAGGGCAACTTCCGTTCAACTTGTGAAAATGTCATGCAAGTTCTGCGAACACATAAAGATAGTGTTATGGCTATGATGGAG GCCTTTGTTCATGATCCTCTCATCAACTGGCGTCTCTTCAACTTCAATGAAGTTCCACAAGTGGCAATGCTAGCAAATAGTCATGTTCCTCCTGTTGTGGATGCCGAAGAACCGGCTCCAGCTAGAGAGCTTCCCCAACCTCAACGTGGTGCTCGTGAAAGGGAACTTCTTCAG GCTGTTAATCAACTTGGTGATGCTAATGAGGTCTTAAATGAGCGCGCTGTGGTTGTCATGGCTCGGATGAGTAATAAGCTTACTGGGCGTGATTTTTCCACCAGCTCCTCTGTATCATCTAGCTCTATTCAACATGCAGTAGACCACAGCACGCTGATTTCTGGAGATACTCGAGAAGTTGATCATGGTTTATCTGTTAAGCTGCAAGTTCAAAAGTTGATTGGCCAAGCAACTTCTCATGAAAATTTGTGCCAGAATTATGTCGG GTGGTGTCCTTTTTGGTAA
- the LOC133738070 gene encoding inositol-tetrakisphosphate 1-kinase 4-like isoform X1 yields MKVNGDEGEDKLTKEIEQVEESGSVVPTKLVVGYALTSKKKKSFMQPKLVGLARNKGISFIAIDPNRTLSDQGPFDVVLHKLPGREWCEVIEEYRQKHPEVTVLDPPNAVQHLHNRQSMLQDVADLNLSDSHGTVCVPKQLTITKDPSSIPNEVAKAGLKLPLVVKPLLVDGSAKSHELFLAYDQCSLSELEPPLVLQEFVNHGGVLFKIYIVGEAIKVVRRFSLPNISKRELEKLAGVFRFPRVSCAAASADDADLDPSIAELPQRPLLERLARELRQRLGLRLFNVDMIREYGTKDVFYVIDINYFPGYGKMPEYEHIFTDFLLSLPQIMYKKRPAT; encoded by the exons ATGAAGGTGAACGGAGATGAAGGTGAGGACAAGCTCACCAAGGAAATTGAACAAGTTGAAGAATCGGGTTCGGTTGTTCCAACCAAGCTCGTAGTTGGGTACGCCTTAacttcaaagaagaagaagagcttcATGCAGCCTAAACTTGTTGGATTGGCTCG GAATAAGGGTATATCCTTCATTGCAATTGATCCAAATCGGACACTTTCAGATCAAGGTCCGTTTGATGTTGTTTTGCATAAG TTGCCAGGAAGAGAGTGGTGCGAGGTTATAGAG GAATACAGGCAAAAACATCCGGAAGTAACTGTCCTCGATCCGCCAAATGCGGTACAACATCTTCACAATCGCCAGTCCATGCTTCAAGATGTGGCAGATCTAAACTTGTCTGACTCCCATG GAACGGTTTGTGTTCCAAAACAATTGACTATCACAAAAGATCCATCATCTATTCCTAATGAAGTAGCTAAAGCTGGGCTAAAATTGCCACTAG TTGTTAAGCCACTATTGGTGGATGGTAGCGCCAAGTCACATGAACTGTTTCTTGCTTATGACCAATGCTCCCTCTCAGAACTTGAACCTCCCCTGGTCCTGCAGGAGTTTGTAAATCATG GTGGTGTCCTCTTTAAAATATATATTGTCGGGGAAGCCATAAAGGTTGTAAGGCGTTTCTCTCTCCCTAATATCAGTAAACGTGAACTAGAAAAACTTGCTGGTGTTTTCCGTTTCCCAAGGGTTTCATGTGCGGCAGCTTCAGCAGATGATGCAGACCTGGACCCTAGTATTGCTG AACTACCTCAACGACCTTTGCTAGAGAGGCTTGCAAGGGAGCTCCGTCAACGATTG GGACTCCGGCTATTCAATGTAGATATGATCCGAGAGTACGGGACAAAGGATGTCTTTTATGTCATCGACATCAACTACTTTCCTG GGTACGGGAAAATGCCCGAGTATGAACACATCTTCACAGATTTTCTACTAAGCCTTCCGCAGATCATGTACAAGAAGAGACCTGCTACTTAA
- the LOC133738070 gene encoding inositol-tetrakisphosphate 1-kinase 4-like isoform X2: MLQDVADLNLSDSHGTVCVPKQLTITKDPSSIPNEVAKAGLKLPLVVKPLLVDGSAKSHELFLAYDQCSLSELEPPLVLQEFVNHGGVLFKIYIVGEAIKVVRRFSLPNISKRELEKLAGVFRFPRVSCAAASADDADLDPSIAELPQRPLLERLARELRQRLGLRLFNVDMIREYGTKDVFYVIDINYFPGYGKMPEYEHIFTDFLLSLPQIMYKKRPAT, from the exons ATGCTTCAAGATGTGGCAGATCTAAACTTGTCTGACTCCCATG GAACGGTTTGTGTTCCAAAACAATTGACTATCACAAAAGATCCATCATCTATTCCTAATGAAGTAGCTAAAGCTGGGCTAAAATTGCCACTAG TTGTTAAGCCACTATTGGTGGATGGTAGCGCCAAGTCACATGAACTGTTTCTTGCTTATGACCAATGCTCCCTCTCAGAACTTGAACCTCCCCTGGTCCTGCAGGAGTTTGTAAATCATG GTGGTGTCCTCTTTAAAATATATATTGTCGGGGAAGCCATAAAGGTTGTAAGGCGTTTCTCTCTCCCTAATATCAGTAAACGTGAACTAGAAAAACTTGCTGGTGTTTTCCGTTTCCCAAGGGTTTCATGTGCGGCAGCTTCAGCAGATGATGCAGACCTGGACCCTAGTATTGCTG AACTACCTCAACGACCTTTGCTAGAGAGGCTTGCAAGGGAGCTCCGTCAACGATTG GGACTCCGGCTATTCAATGTAGATATGATCCGAGAGTACGGGACAAAGGATGTCTTTTATGTCATCGACATCAACTACTTTCCTG GGTACGGGAAAATGCCCGAGTATGAACACATCTTCACAGATTTTCTACTAAGCCTTCCGCAGATCATGTACAAGAAGAGACCTGCTACTTAA